A portion of the Burkholderiales bacterium genome contains these proteins:
- the mtgA gene encoding monofunctional biosynthetic peptidoglycan transglycosylase, with amino-acid sequence MARSTPARWTLRALVALVVAFALVQAWFAAHILWYRWNPPGETAFMEQRLAEMRVKQPKAVIRYRWVPAEKISRQLKRAVIAAEDAKFVEHSGFDWEAIAKAREKNERRGKVAYGGSTITQQLAKNLFLSPDRSYVRKAQEALITVMMEALLPKRRILELYLNVIEWGNGVFGAEAAARRYFGVSAGQLSDEQAARLAAMVPSPRRFERNPGSEYLDGRVATILARMPSASVP; translated from the coding sequence ATGGCGCGGTCGACGCCGGCGCGTTGGACGCTCCGCGCGCTCGTCGCGCTCGTCGTCGCGTTCGCGCTGGTCCAGGCGTGGTTCGCCGCGCACATCCTCTGGTACCGCTGGAATCCTCCCGGAGAGACCGCCTTCATGGAGCAGCGGCTCGCCGAGATGCGCGTCAAGCAACCCAAGGCGGTGATCCGCTACCGATGGGTGCCCGCGGAGAAGATCTCCCGGCAGCTCAAGCGGGCGGTCATCGCGGCCGAGGACGCGAAGTTCGTCGAGCACTCGGGCTTCGACTGGGAGGCGATCGCGAAGGCGCGCGAGAAGAACGAGCGTCGCGGCAAGGTGGCCTACGGCGGCTCGACGATCACGCAACAGCTCGCGAAGAACCTGTTCCTCTCGCCGGACCGCAGCTACGTGCGGAAAGCGCAGGAGGCGCTCATCACCGTGATGATGGAGGCGCTGCTGCCCAAGCGGCGCATCCTCGAGCTCTACCTCAACGTCATCGAGTGGGGCAACGGCGTGTTCGGCGCCGAGGCGGCCGCGCGGCGCTACTTCGGCGTCTCCGCGGGCCAGCTCTCCGACGAGCAGGCCGCGCGGCTCGCGGCGATGGTCCCGTCCCCGCGCCGCTTCGAGCGCAATCCGGGCTCCGAGTACCTCGACGGCCGCGTCGCGACGATCCTCGCGCGGATGCCCTCGGCGTCCGTGCCCTGA
- a CDS encoding aldo/keto reductase, which produces MKYKHLGASGLEVSTLTLGTMTFGERTGAAEAHEIVAHARDAGVTFIDTADAYVMGESERIVGAAIRAERNHWVLATKVGNRMADERNNGGSSRAWILRACDASLARLSTDRIDVYYLHRDDPSTPLDESVGAMGDLIRVGKVRYFGVSNFRGWRIAETVAACRRNGVPAPIVCQPSYNLLNRMPEVEILPACDHYGLGVAPYSPIARGILTGKYAPGAPPPPDSRVERNDRRMMETEFRAESLAIAQTLKAHAEATGRTATQFALAWLWANPIVTTVIAGPRTLAQWQDYADAVGTAWSADDEALVDELVRPGHPSTPGYHDPRHPFYGRKRRER; this is translated from the coding sequence ATGAAGTACAAGCACCTTGGCGCGAGCGGACTCGAGGTGTCGACGCTGACGCTCGGCACGATGACCTTCGGCGAGCGCACCGGCGCGGCGGAGGCCCATGAGATCGTCGCGCACGCGCGCGATGCCGGCGTGACGTTCATCGACACCGCCGACGCCTACGTGATGGGCGAGTCCGAGCGGATCGTCGGCGCGGCGATCCGCGCCGAGCGCAACCACTGGGTGCTCGCCACCAAGGTCGGCAACCGGATGGCCGACGAGCGCAACAACGGCGGATCGTCGCGCGCGTGGATCCTGCGCGCCTGCGACGCGAGCCTCGCGCGACTATCGACCGACCGCATCGACGTCTACTACCTGCACCGCGACGACCCGTCGACGCCGCTCGACGAGTCGGTCGGCGCGATGGGCGACCTGATCCGCGTGGGCAAGGTGCGCTACTTCGGCGTGTCGAACTTCCGCGGCTGGCGCATCGCCGAGACCGTGGCCGCCTGCCGGCGCAACGGCGTCCCCGCGCCGATCGTCTGCCAGCCGAGCTACAACCTGCTGAACCGCATGCCCGAAGTCGAGATCCTGCCCGCGTGCGACCACTACGGCCTCGGCGTCGCGCCCTATTCGCCGATCGCGCGCGGCATCCTGACCGGCAAGTACGCGCCCGGCGCGCCGCCGCCGCCCGACTCGCGCGTCGAGCGCAACGACCGCCGGATGATGGAAACCGAATTCCGCGCCGAGAGCCTCGCGATCGCGCAGACGCTCAAGGCCCATGCGGAGGCGACCGGCCGCACGGCGACGCAATTCGCGCTCGCGTGGCTGTGGGCGAACCCGATCGTGACCACGGTGATCGCCGGTCCGCGCACGCTCGCGCAATGGCAGGACTATGCGGATGCGGTCGGCACCGCATGGTCGGCCGACGACGAGGCGCTCGTCGATGAACTCGTGCGGCCCGGGCATCCGTCGACACCGGGCTACCACGACCCGCGCCACCCGTTCTACGGACGAAAGCGCCGCGAGCGCTGA
- the mgtE gene encoding magnesium transporter, protein MPEIADKTPARPGDARGRVEDALADVTALIRRNRLVEGLVHEQAAQASDAERAGLVESLVTRQNRAALQQRLDRLHPADIAYILEALPLEERLYVWDLIKSAERDGEILVEVSDAVRESLISSMDTEELVAAAETLEADELAAIAEDLPQEVMDDVFQSLPVEEREQLRAAMSFDEDMVGALMDFEDIQVRADVKLEVVLRYLRRFEDLPSQTDQVFVVDRDEKLLGVLPIAKLIVNDPERMVGDVMAPAAVKLAQHEKADVAASTFERYDLVSAPVVDTNDRLVGRVTVDEVLDFVRRRGEEEVLAQAGLREEEDVFASVWKSFQNRWAWLAVNLMTAFFASRVIGVFEGSIAKLVALAALMPIVAGIGGNSGNQTITMIVRAVALGQVTRNHADKLIRKELLVALANGVIWGGVMGLVSMMLYHDVKLGLVMVFAMTLNLLLAAMMGVLIPMTMLKIGRDPAVGSSVLITAVTDSGGFFIFLGLATLFLL, encoded by the coding sequence ATGCCCGAGATCGCCGACAAGACCCCGGCCCGGCCTGGCGACGCGCGCGGGCGCGTCGAGGACGCGCTCGCCGACGTCACCGCGCTGATCCGCCGGAACCGGCTCGTCGAGGGGCTCGTCCACGAGCAGGCTGCGCAGGCGTCCGACGCGGAACGCGCCGGCCTCGTCGAGAGCCTCGTTACCCGGCAGAACCGCGCTGCGCTCCAGCAGCGGCTCGACCGGCTGCATCCGGCGGACATCGCCTACATCCTCGAGGCGCTGCCGCTCGAGGAGCGCCTCTACGTCTGGGACCTGATCAAGTCCGCCGAGCGCGACGGCGAGATCCTGGTCGAAGTGAGCGACGCGGTCCGCGAGTCGCTGATCTCGTCGATGGACACCGAGGAACTCGTCGCCGCGGCGGAAACGCTCGAGGCCGACGAACTCGCCGCGATCGCCGAGGACCTGCCGCAGGAGGTGATGGATGACGTCTTCCAGAGCCTCCCGGTCGAGGAACGCGAGCAGTTGCGCGCCGCGATGTCGTTCGACGAGGACATGGTCGGCGCGCTGATGGACTTCGAGGACATCCAGGTGCGGGCCGACGTCAAGCTCGAGGTCGTGCTCCGCTACCTGCGCCGCTTCGAGGACCTGCCGTCGCAGACCGACCAGGTGTTCGTCGTCGACCGCGACGAGAAGCTGCTCGGCGTGCTGCCGATCGCGAAGCTGATCGTCAACGATCCGGAACGCATGGTCGGCGACGTGATGGCGCCCGCGGCCGTCAAGCTCGCGCAGCACGAGAAGGCCGACGTGGCCGCGAGCACGTTCGAGCGCTACGACCTCGTGTCGGCGCCGGTCGTCGACACCAACGACCGCCTCGTCGGCCGCGTCACCGTCGACGAGGTGCTGGACTTCGTGCGGCGGCGCGGCGAGGAGGAGGTGCTCGCCCAGGCGGGCCTGCGCGAGGAGGAGGACGTCTTCGCATCGGTCTGGAAATCGTTCCAGAACCGCTGGGCCTGGCTCGCGGTGAACCTGATGACCGCGTTCTTCGCCTCGCGCGTGATCGGCGTGTTCGAGGGCTCGATCGCGAAGCTCGTCGCGCTCGCGGCGCTGATGCCGATCGTGGCGGGCATCGGCGGCAATTCGGGCAACCAGACGATCACGATGATCGTGCGCGCGGTGGCGCTCGGGCAGGTCACGCGCAACCACGCGGACAAGCTGATCCGCAAGGAGCTCTTGGTCGCGCTCGCGAACGGCGTCATCTGGGGCGGCGTGATGGGACTCGTCTCGATGATGCTCTACCACGACGTCAAGCTCGGCCTCGTGATGGTGTTCGCGATGACGCTCAATCTGCTGCTCGCCGCGATGATGGGCGTGCTGATCCCGATGACCATGCTCAAGATCGGCCGCGACCCGGCGGTCGGCTCCTCGGTCCTGATCACCGCGGTCACCGATTCCGGCGGGTTCTTCATCTTCCTCGGACTCGCGACGCTGTTCCTGCTGTAG
- a CDS encoding energy transducer TonB produces MLFRGVSLGTGIAFGLSAAVHLVLLSIHFAPADLKRLFDRGPPLEVALVNAKTKERPDKPELLAQANLDGGGNTDANRRAKTPLPVLPKEQQREDIAIATERVQALEKKTQELLTQLRAAPLVPVQPAPTINADRNDTPTANEMMQRTLDAMRLEAQIAKDMDAYQKRPKRRFVGARAEEYRFARYVEDWRLKVERVGNLNYPEAARQNRLYGSLLITVSIRADGSVENIEVNRSSGNRVLDAAALHIVRMAAPYAPFPPDIHRDTDVLHITRTWTFTKADELISQ; encoded by the coding sequence ATGCTGTTCCGCGGCGTGAGCCTCGGCACGGGCATCGCGTTCGGCCTGTCCGCCGCGGTCCACCTCGTCCTGCTGTCGATCCACTTCGCGCCGGCGGATCTGAAGCGTCTTTTCGACCGCGGTCCGCCGCTCGAGGTCGCGCTCGTCAACGCGAAGACGAAGGAGCGGCCCGACAAGCCGGAACTCCTCGCGCAGGCGAACCTCGACGGCGGCGGCAACACCGACGCGAACCGGCGCGCGAAGACGCCGCTGCCGGTGCTTCCGAAGGAGCAGCAGCGCGAGGACATCGCGATCGCCACCGAGCGGGTGCAGGCGCTCGAGAAGAAGACGCAGGAACTGCTGACCCAGCTTCGCGCCGCTCCGCTCGTGCCGGTTCAGCCCGCCCCCACGATCAACGCCGACCGCAACGACACGCCGACCGCGAACGAGATGATGCAGCGCACGCTCGACGCGATGCGGCTCGAGGCGCAGATCGCGAAGGACATGGACGCCTACCAGAAGCGCCCGAAGCGGCGCTTCGTCGGGGCGCGCGCCGAGGAGTACCGCTTCGCGCGCTACGTCGAGGACTGGCGGCTCAAGGTCGAGCGCGTCGGCAATCTCAACTATCCCGAGGCCGCGCGCCAGAACAGGCTGTACGGCAGCCTGCTCATCACCGTGTCGATCAGGGCCGACGGCTCGGTGGAGAACATCGAGGTGAACCGCTCGTCGGGCAATCGCGTGCTCGACGCCGCCGCGCTGCACATCGTCCGGATGGCCGCGCCCTACGCTCCGTTCCCGCCCGACATCCACCGCGACACCGACGTCCTGCACATCACGCGCACCTGGACGTTCACGAAGGCCGACGAGCTCATCAGTCAGTAG
- a CDS encoding CopG family transcriptional regulator, with the protein MATTVRKTISLPADLAREAEALAEAEGKTLSGVIQDALRQARVARRDQEFRTVQGYWAREARDKGLLNEDDLERYLAG; encoded by the coding sequence ATGGCCACCACCGTCCGGAAGACGATCTCGCTCCCTGCCGACCTCGCCCGCGAGGCGGAAGCGCTCGCCGAAGCTGAGGGCAAGACGCTCAGCGGCGTGATCCAGGACGCGCTTCGTCAGGCGCGTGTTGCCCGTCGCGATCAGGAGTTTCGGACCGTCCAGGGCTATTGGGCGCGCGAGGCGCGCGACAAGGGCCTCCTCAACGAGGACGATCTCGAGCGCTACCTCGCCGGCTGA
- a CDS encoding RNA polymerase sigma factor: protein MADPPLPHPEMLAAIPRLRRYARVLTGDGSRADDLVQEALARAWEKRRLWQPGTDLRAWLFTIMHNVFVNQKASARREAAQVSLDADSELGRSAWQVPVPATQFARVELTELLQRVGRLPAEQRETLLLAVVEEMKYEEIAAALSVPVGTVMSRLSRAREKLRRMTEEPPSALKRVK, encoded by the coding sequence ATGGCCGATCCGCCGCTGCCGCATCCGGAAATGCTCGCCGCGATCCCGCGACTGCGGCGCTATGCGCGCGTGCTGACCGGCGACGGCTCGCGCGCGGACGACCTGGTGCAGGAGGCGCTGGCGCGGGCGTGGGAGAAGCGCCGGCTGTGGCAGCCGGGGACCGATCTGCGCGCGTGGCTGTTCACGATCATGCACAACGTGTTCGTCAACCAGAAGGCGAGCGCGCGCCGCGAGGCCGCGCAGGTGTCGCTCGATGCGGACTCGGAACTCGGCCGCAGCGCGTGGCAGGTGCCGGTGCCGGCGACCCAGTTCGCGCGCGTCGAGCTGACGGAATTGCTGCAACGGGTGGGCCGGCTGCCTGCCGAGCAGCGCGAGACGCTGCTCCTCGCCGTGGTCGAGGAGATGAAGTACGAGGAGATCGCCGCAGCGCTCTCCGTGCCGGTGGGCACCGTGATGTCCCGCCTGTCGCGGGCGCGCGAGAAGCTGCGCCGCATGACCGAGGAGCCGCCCTCCGCGCTCAAGCGCGTGAAGTGA
- a CDS encoding carboxylate-amine ligase has product MTHESPAFPWTFGLEEEFFLAHPRSRALATSVPRSLMRACRRRFGDAIAPELLHSQIEIVSPVFSSCAEALGTMASLRRGVAAIAAEKDLRMLAAGTHPIAAWGEQVETPKTRYRGIVEDFQIVARRNVLCGLHVHVAVPAGVDRVALMNRVMPWLPAFLALSTSSPFWNRAATGLMSYRQAAYDEWPRTGIPDHFESEAEYARFVELLVAGGAARDASYLWWAIRPAMRFPTLELRICDACTRVDDAVAIAALYRCLLRCLTRRPDLGAAWTPFTRRLVDENRWRAKRFGLDASFLAFDGAPAVPCRSVIERLLDTVAEDAQALGCEPSLRRVREILRDGTSAHAQLAIFRGRRARGDSTFEALQFLVDWLAAATIADRAPAVEAPRAPAPVRA; this is encoded by the coding sequence ATGACGCACGAATCGCCCGCCTTTCCCTGGACCTTCGGGCTCGAGGAGGAGTTCTTCCTCGCGCACCCGCGCTCGCGCGCGCTGGCGACTTCGGTCCCGCGCTCGCTGATGCGCGCGTGCCGCCGGCGTTTCGGCGACGCGATCGCGCCCGAACTCCTGCACTCGCAGATCGAGATCGTCTCGCCGGTGTTCTCGAGCTGCGCCGAGGCGCTCGGGACGATGGCCTCGCTCCGGCGCGGCGTCGCCGCCATCGCCGCGGAGAAGGACCTGCGGATGCTCGCGGCCGGCACCCACCCGATCGCCGCCTGGGGCGAGCAGGTCGAGACGCCGAAGACCCGCTACCGCGGCATCGTCGAGGACTTCCAGATCGTCGCGCGGCGCAACGTGCTGTGCGGCCTGCACGTCCACGTCGCCGTTCCCGCCGGCGTCGACCGCGTGGCGCTGATGAACCGCGTGATGCCCTGGCTCCCCGCGTTCCTCGCGCTGTCGACGTCCTCGCCGTTCTGGAACCGCGCGGCGACCGGGCTCATGTCCTACCGGCAGGCCGCGTACGACGAATGGCCGCGCACCGGGATTCCCGACCATTTCGAGAGCGAAGCCGAGTACGCGCGTTTCGTCGAGCTGCTCGTCGCCGGCGGCGCCGCGCGCGACGCGAGCTACCTGTGGTGGGCGATCCGCCCGGCCATGCGTTTCCCGACGCTCGAACTGCGCATCTGCGACGCCTGCACGCGCGTCGACGACGCGGTCGCCATCGCGGCGCTGTACCGATGCCTGCTCCGCTGCCTCACGCGGCGGCCCGACTTGGGCGCCGCGTGGACGCCGTTCACGCGGCGCCTCGTCGACGAGAACCGCTGGCGGGCCAAGCGGTTCGGCCTCGACGCGTCCTTCCTGGCGTTCGACGGCGCGCCTGCCGTGCCGTGCCGGAGCGTCATCGAGCGTCTGCTCGACACGGTCGCGGAGGACGCGCAGGCGCTCGGTTGCGAGCCATCGCTGCGCCGCGTGCGCGAGATCCTGCGCGACGGCACCAGCGCGCACGCGCAGCTCGCGATCTTCCGCGGGCGCCGCGCCCGCGGCGACTCGACCTTCGAAGCGCTGCAGTTCCTCGTCGACTGGCTCGCCGCCGCGACGATCGCCGACCGCGCGCCCGCGGTCGAGGCTCCGCGCGCGCCTGCGCCGGTCCGGGCGTGA
- the aroE gene encoding shikimate dehydrogenase: MPARYAVIGNPIAHSKSPPIHAAFAASTGQDMTYERLLAPRDAFRATVERFAAEGGMGLNVTIPFKLEAFAVATETTERARLAGAVNTLARVGDAWHADNTDGVGLVRDLTVNLHADVRGRAIAILGAGGAVRGILKPLLDAGAASVAISNRTMSKAVQVAAEFSRYGRVEAFDPQAIGARRHEIVINATSLGMGGAQVDAFPFAGTLFAPGAFAYDLIYSDLPTPFMRWAREHGAGGASDGMGMLVEQAAESFALWRGVRPDTKSVFALLRPGA; the protein is encoded by the coding sequence ATGCCTGCCCGCTACGCCGTCATCGGCAACCCGATCGCGCACTCGAAATCGCCGCCCATCCACGCCGCGTTCGCCGCGTCGACCGGGCAGGACATGACCTACGAGCGGCTTCTCGCGCCGCGCGACGCGTTCCGGGCGACGGTCGAACGCTTCGCCGCCGAGGGCGGAATGGGCCTGAACGTGACCATACCGTTCAAGCTCGAGGCATTCGCCGTCGCCACCGAGACGACCGAGCGCGCGAGGCTCGCGGGCGCCGTCAATACGCTCGCCCGTGTCGGCGACGCGTGGCACGCCGACAACACCGACGGCGTGGGGCTCGTGCGCGACCTCACCGTCAACCTCCATGCCGATGTCCGCGGGCGCGCGATCGCGATCCTCGGTGCGGGCGGCGCGGTGCGCGGGATCCTGAAGCCGCTCCTCGACGCCGGCGCGGCGTCGGTCGCGATCAGCAACCGCACGATGTCGAAGGCGGTGCAAGTCGCCGCGGAGTTCTCGCGCTACGGCCGTGTCGAAGCCTTCGATCCGCAGGCCATCGGGGCGCGCCGCCACGAGATCGTGATCAACGCGACGAGCCTCGGCATGGGCGGCGCGCAGGTCGACGCGTTCCCGTTCGCCGGGACCCTGTTCGCGCCCGGCGCGTTCGCCTACGACCTCATCTACTCGGACCTGCCGACCCCGTTCATGCGCTGGGCGCGCGAGCACGGCGCGGGTGGCGCTTCCGACGGCATGGGCATGCTGGTCGAGCAGGCCGCCGAGAGCTTCGCGCTGTGGCGCGGCGTGCGGCCCGACACGAAGTCGGTATTCGCGCTGCTCCGGCCGGGCGCGTAG
- a CDS encoding RNB domain-containing ribonuclease: MNVLFEDDGQIRAGTVLADQATSLQVEVSTGRRIKLKAANVLLRFASPAAGEVLTQAEAIASTLDAQFLWEVSGDDEFGFDALAREYFGAQANAPEQAAVLRVLHASPMHFYKRGKGRYRKAPPESLAAALASVERKRREAEQVAAWVEALARRALPAELAAKRTMLLYRPEKNSLEWKALAAACEAERMQPVAMLAACGAIPSTHDYHFDAFLAQAFPRGTAFAPWPPVGTLPDLPLAEGVRAFSIDDAATTEIDDAFSVRELPGGRTEIGIHIAAPALALERGGALDAIARERLSTVYMPGRKITMLPDEVVAEFSLAAGEARPALSLYVELDGSGAPASHRTVAERVPIAANIALGGASEAFARPLPSADDPPWTAEMRVLWRLAQHLGAARGKVEVDRIDFAFEVDWDARSAVDEPGRVSILPRPRGSPLDTLVSELMIHANATWGRLLAQAGAAGLYRVQSGGKVKMSTRPGEHQGLGLTHYLWSSSPLRRYADLVNQRQILAVIAGGKPPYAQNDAELVAAMADFEATYGQYAEFQERMEHYWCLRWLLQERADIVDATVEREGVARLTPIPLRVKLAGLPSLVPGTPVRVQIVRIDLLEATLEARYAGMPEGAKSGTEAAVSP; the protein is encoded by the coding sequence ATGAACGTGCTGTTCGAAGACGACGGCCAGATCAGGGCCGGCACGGTGCTCGCCGACCAGGCGACCTCGCTGCAGGTCGAGGTGTCGACCGGCCGGCGCATCAAGCTCAAGGCGGCGAACGTGCTGCTGCGCTTCGCGTCGCCCGCGGCGGGCGAGGTGCTGACGCAGGCCGAGGCCATCGCCTCCACGCTCGACGCGCAGTTCCTCTGGGAAGTTTCCGGCGACGACGAGTTCGGCTTCGACGCGCTCGCGCGCGAGTACTTCGGCGCGCAGGCGAACGCGCCCGAGCAGGCGGCGGTCCTGCGCGTCCTGCACGCCTCGCCGATGCACTTCTACAAGCGGGGCAAGGGGCGCTACCGCAAGGCGCCGCCGGAGTCGCTCGCCGCCGCGCTCGCCTCGGTCGAGCGCAAGCGGCGCGAAGCGGAACAGGTCGCCGCGTGGGTCGAGGCGCTCGCGCGTCGCGCGCTGCCGGCCGAACTCGCCGCGAAGCGCACCATGCTGCTCTACCGTCCGGAGAAGAATTCGCTCGAATGGAAGGCGCTCGCCGCGGCCTGCGAGGCCGAGCGCATGCAGCCGGTCGCGATGCTCGCCGCGTGCGGCGCGATTCCGTCGACCCACGACTACCACTTCGACGCCTTCCTCGCGCAGGCGTTTCCGCGCGGCACGGCGTTCGCGCCGTGGCCGCCGGTCGGAACGTTGCCCGACCTGCCGCTCGCCGAGGGCGTGCGCGCGTTCTCGATCGACGATGCGGCGACCACCGAGATCGACGACGCGTTCTCGGTGCGCGAACTGCCGGGCGGGCGCACCGAGATCGGCATCCACATCGCCGCGCCCGCGCTGGCGCTCGAACGCGGCGGCGCGCTCGACGCGATCGCGCGCGAGCGCCTGTCGACCGTCTACATGCCCGGGCGCAAGATCACCATGCTGCCCGACGAGGTCGTCGCCGAATTCTCGCTCGCGGCGGGCGAGGCGCGGCCCGCGCTCTCGCTCTACGTCGAACTCGACGGGTCGGGCGCGCCCGCCTCGCACCGCACGGTGGCCGAGCGCGTGCCCATCGCCGCCAACATCGCGCTCGGCGGGGCGAGCGAAGCGTTCGCGCGCCCGCTGCCCTCGGCGGACGATCCGCCGTGGACGGCCGAGATGCGCGTGCTGTGGCGCCTCGCGCAGCACCTCGGCGCGGCGCGCGGCAAGGTCGAGGTCGATCGCATCGACTTCGCCTTCGAGGTCGACTGGGACGCGCGAAGCGCGGTGGACGAGCCGGGCCGGGTGTCGATCCTGCCGCGTCCGCGCGGCTCGCCGCTCGACACGCTCGTCTCGGAACTGATGATTCATGCGAACGCGACCTGGGGCCGGCTCCTCGCGCAGGCCGGCGCGGCGGGCCTCTACCGCGTGCAGTCCGGCGGCAAGGTGAAGATGAGCACCCGACCCGGCGAACATCAAGGGCTCGGCCTCACCCACTACCTGTGGTCGAGTTCGCCGCTGCGCCGCTACGCCGACCTCGTGAACCAGCGTCAGATCCTCGCGGTGATCGCGGGCGGGAAGCCCCCGTACGCGCAGAACGACGCCGAACTCGTCGCCGCGATGGCGGACTTCGAGGCGACCTACGGGCAGTACGCGGAGTTCCAGGAGCGCATGGAGCACTACTGGTGCCTGCGCTGGCTCCTGCAGGAGCGCGCGGACATCGTCGATGCGACCGTCGAGCGCGAGGGCGTCGCCCGGCTCACGCCGATTCCGCTTCGGGTGAAGCTCGCCGGGTTGCCCTCGCTCGTCCCCGGGACGCCGGTCCGGGTCCAGATCGTGCGCATCGATCTCCTCGAGGCGACGTTGGAAGCGCGCTACGCCGGGATGCCGGAAGGCGCGAAGTCCGGCACGGAAGCTGCTGTATCGCCTTGA
- a CDS encoding dihydrodipicolinate synthase family protein: MRCSSGPACRRPSRGRPRSRTRSTAPTRAGRSRCGRTRKRASRAGSRAAWGPRRTSPTWGRSGSRSSAGASSRATRSRPGSSCTRTRTSSASRCSGDCRRTHAGRPAKPRSGTPPRTASASSTGSTTTPPTRSPARSTAPGCSRSRAWSTASSRRRRRELLPFHRRLRRVARRLRCPPPPPHARPVDRRWIRGARLRAAGLSDRALRYDGCCLACHPGARRGNRRSANVSTKEFHGVFPYLVSPIRADGSVDDSVLARLCDDLIGAGVHGLAPLGSTGEFAYLSAAQRRRVVEVTIEAANGRVPVVAGVASTTTADAVAQARDYERMGANGILAILEAYFPIADDGVYAYFKAIGEAVGLPVVLYTNPNFQRSDLSLPVIEKLARVPTIRYIKDASVNTGRLLSILLRGEGRMQVFAASSHIPACVMLIGGVGWMAGPACVAPRQSVELYESCRRGDWKGAMEKQRPLWALNQAFAKHNLAACIKGGLVLQGYAVGDPLPPQSPLSAQGVDDVRQALVAIGALAG; the protein is encoded by the coding sequence ATGCGATGCTCGAGCGGACCGGCGTGCCGACGACCTTCGCGCGGCAGGCCGCGATCACGCACGCGCTCTACAGCGCCGACCCGCGCCGGCCGGTCGAGGTGTGGGCGAACGAGGAAGCGAGCCTCGCGCGCTGGCTCACGCGCCGCATGGGGACCGAGGCGCACATCCCCGACCTGGGGTCGCTCGGGTTCACGCTCGTCGGCGGGCGCCTCGTCGCGGGCAACGAGAAGCCGACCGGGCTCGTCATGTACGAGAACGCGGACAAGCAGCGCGTCACGCTGCAGTGGCGATTGTCGAAGGACTCACGCGGGCCGACCGGCGAAACCGCGTTCCGGTACGCCGCCGAGAACGGCGTCGGCGTCTTCTACTGGATCGACGACGACACCGCCTACGCGCTCTCCGGCCCGCTCGACCGCACCAGGCTGCTCGCGGTCGCGCGCGTGGTCTACGGCCAGCTCGCGACGCCGCCGACGGGAACTGCTCCCGTTCCATCGGCGCCTCCGGCGGGTGGCGCGTCGCCTCCGGTGCCCGCCCCCGCCCCCGCACGCACGACCGGTTGATCGCCGGTGGATCCGGGGGGCCCGGCTGCGTGCGGCCGGCCTGTCGGATCGCGCGTTGCGCTACGATGGATGCTGCCTCGCGTGCCACCCGGGCGCGCGCCGGGGCAATCGACGGAGCGCGAACGTGAGCACGAAGGAGTTCCACGGCGTATTCCCCTATCTCGTGTCGCCGATCCGCGCCGACGGCTCGGTCGACGATTCGGTGCTCGCGCGGCTGTGCGACGACCTGATCGGTGCGGGCGTGCACGGCCTCGCGCCGCTCGGATCGACCGGCGAGTTCGCCTACCTCTCCGCCGCGCAGCGCAGGCGCGTCGTCGAAGTCACGATCGAGGCGGCGAACGGCCGCGTGCCGGTCGTCGCGGGCGTCGCGTCGACCACCACCGCGGATGCGGTCGCCCAGGCGCGCGACTACGAACGCATGGGCGCGAACGGCATCCTCGCGATCCTCGAGGCGTACTTTCCGATCGCCGACGACGGCGTGTACGCGTACTTCAAGGCGATCGGCGAGGCGGTGGGCCTGCCGGTCGTGCTCTACACCAATCCGAACTTCCAGCGCTCCGACCTCTCGCTGCCGGTGATCGAGAAGCTCGCGCGCGTCCCGACCATCCGCTACATCAAGGATGCGTCGGTGAACACCGGGCGCCTGCTGTCGATCCTGCTGCGCGGCGAGGGGCGCATGCAGGTGTTCGCCGCCTCGTCGCACATCCCGGCCTGCGTGATGCTGATCGGCGGCGTGGGCTGGATGGCGGGCCCGGCTTGCGTCGCGCCGCGGCAAAGCGTCGAACTCTACGAATCGTGCCGGCGCGGCGACTGGAAGGGCGCGATGGAGAAGCAGCGGCCGCTGTGGGCGCTCAATCAGGCGTTCGCGAAGCACAACCTCGCGGCGTGCATCAAGGGCGGACTCGTGCTGCAGGGCTACGCGGTGGGCGACCCGCTGCCTCCCCAGTCACCGCTGTCCGCGCAGGGCGTCGACGACGTGCGGCAGGCGCTCGTCGCGATCGGCGCGCTGGCCGGGTGA